The following are encoded in a window of Candidatus Brocadia sp. genomic DNA:
- a CDS encoding tetratricopeptide repeat protein — protein MSETDININTNKDIDTKTPPDGVDSESNVLPPVRNKKYRSFFQAKSVFNDLFNRFKKIKMGAAPKRVFIKTDKQLSVILIIAFGVSVVALICYWFFIERPYYNNLLAEKDELIKTLKFTRDKQKKIYENAVDAYEKRLTEEYIPKSIYDDKINDYEQKLATYKNDYISMEEHQNQVAEIEHRIKEESSAKEHQSKEEHEQKIIALEQKISILEDKNTDLKTTLKESTEFIRGEKESLEDMLLLERKKASIPSLVLSETKNKGVSNAAFKKLVTIKDKLKSIEEMNIALRPDTYFEMGLISYYNKQHDEAIEQWENAVSLNKNNLKAYICLATAYNEENMSDNAVKILKRALEIDPKHATLHLVLARIYEQKGTLDDAIYEYSKALEINPETIDIYNILGTLYEKMGMKEEARKSFAQYEKLKGTKK, from the coding sequence ATGTCTGAAACAGATATAAATATAAATACGAACAAAGACATTGATACCAAAACCCCACCTGATGGAGTGGATTCCGAAAGCAACGTTCTTCCTCCAGTTCGGAATAAAAAATACAGGAGCTTTTTTCAGGCAAAATCAGTCTTCAATGACCTGTTCAATCGTTTTAAAAAAATAAAAATGGGCGCAGCTCCGAAAAGGGTTTTCATTAAAACAGATAAACAACTTTCTGTCATTCTGATCATTGCCTTCGGTGTTTCAGTTGTTGCCCTCATTTGCTACTGGTTCTTCATAGAAAGACCTTACTATAACAATCTCCTTGCCGAAAAAGATGAATTAATCAAGACACTAAAATTTACCCGCGATAAACAGAAGAAAATTTACGAAAATGCCGTAGATGCTTATGAAAAAAGATTAACAGAGGAATATATTCCTAAATCAATCTATGACGATAAGATAAACGACTACGAACAAAAACTGGCAACTTACAAGAATGATTATATCTCCATGGAGGAGCATCAAAATCAAGTTGCGGAAATAGAACATCGCATTAAAGAAGAATCTTCAGCCAAAGAACACCAGTCAAAAGAAGAACACGAACAAAAAATCATTGCACTGGAACAAAAAATCTCTATCCTGGAAGACAAGAATACCGACCTGAAAACGACTCTTAAAGAATCCACAGAATTCATTAGGGGAGAGAAAGAGTCCCTGGAAGATATGCTTCTCCTGGAAAGAAAAAAGGCGTCAATTCCCTCTTTGGTTCTCTCTGAAACCAAAAACAAGGGCGTGAGTAACGCCGCATTTAAAAAGTTAGTCACCATAAAAGACAAGTTAAAAAGTATTGAAGAAATGAATATTGCCTTAAGACCGGATACGTATTTTGAGATGGGTCTCATTTCCTATTACAACAAACAACACGATGAAGCAATTGAACAATGGGAAAATGCGGTATCCTTGAATAAAAACAATCTTAAAGCGTATATCTGTCTTGCGACCGCATATAACGAAGAAAATATGTCAGACAATGCGGTAAAAATCTTGAAACGTGCCCTGGAGATCGACCCAAAACATGCAACCCTCCATCTCGTACTCGCCCGTATTTATGAGCAAAAAGGCACCCTGGATGATGCTATTTATGAATACTCTAAGGCACTGGAAATCAATCCTGAAACGATAGATATCTATAATATTCTTGGGACGCTTTATGAAAAGATGGGTATGAAGGAAGAGGCCAGAAAATCATTTGCCCAGTATGAGAAATTAAAGGGGACAAAAAAATAA